In Nasonia vitripennis strain AsymCx chromosome 2, Nvit_psr_1.1, whole genome shotgun sequence, a genomic segment contains:
- the LOC100118049 gene encoding sn1-specific diacylglycerol lipase beta isoform X2 yields the protein MPALKLFGRKWLAATDDLVYPGLFEIFIRVVWFVLIGIACLRYYGETWKCRSGGDLVRVFLIGEMAILGIVTILIIFIVNHSARGSIADTYARRYVQPLLTVKVLLIPAEVVWNILGTIWLFSEAVECSSEHYTTGVVEALVIFDWVLIGLTIFGLALIFDPLGSLGLEDKELEDSVEHGKISRIWLRRFKFFWWMRRDESASETFQHVAGLLSALFRGTDLVPSDVMAGCVLLRVRQKRETLELRRLNILERPKYTTDGVSIFAGAPDWMSLEWAHHYLQLAISSYGWLFVIYRHACTGCFRLVREMTCCACMRRKRNVVLDDNCCLCSLSGVKTLSKLSEDDILFASFRNHLCEIPFVVLADHKTSSIVIVIRGSLSLRDLITDIAAASDSFEPEGLPPGSMAHRGMIIGAKVLLKQLDQYKVLENAFKMYPHYDLTLTGHSLGAGLAVLLGTLIRPRYPHLRVYAFATPAGLLSRDAARVTEEFVLSIGLGDDLVMRLSVDSMENFRTSLLITLQACRLPKYRVVLNGFGYILFGVPDRDLNRTWRNGNTINSIPGQLPLLSETPSMRPTETILERDVTRRRYSKVRLYTAGRILHIARCKPASKEKKRKKNKDKKFEMRWAHPEDFMELSVMPRMLLDHLPENLEEALAILVKQQDEPLFVL from the exons ATGCCGGCCTTGAAACTTTTCGGAAGGAAATGGCTCGCGGCCACAGATGATCTCGTTTACCCTGGTCTCTTTGAAATATTCATAAGGGTTGTATG GTTCGTGCTGATAGGAATAGCCTGCCTGAGGTACTACGGCGAGACGTGGAAATGCCGATCGGGCGGAGATCTCGTGAGAGTTTTTCTCATAGGCGAAATGGCCATACTCGGGATCGTGACGATCCTCATAATATTCATAGTGAATCACAGCGCGCGAGGCTCGATAGCTGACACTTACGCGCGGCGTTACGTCCAGCCTCTGCTCACCGTCAA AGTCCTGCTGATCCCAGCGGAAGTAGTCTGGAACATCCTGGGCACGATATGGCTGTTCAGCGAGGCGGTCGAGTGCAGCAGCGAGCACTACACGACTGGGGTGGTGGAAGCTCTGGTGATATTCGACTGGGTGCTCATCGGCCTGACGATCTTCGGCCTGGCCTTGATCTTCGATCCGCTAGGCTCGCTCGGCCTCGAGGACAAGGAACTCGAGGACTCGGTCGAGCACGGCAAGATCTCCAGGATCTGGCTCAGGCGCTTCAAGTTCTTCTGGTGGATGAGGCGCGACGAGAGCGCCAGCGAGACTTTTCAACATGTTGCTG GACTGCTGAGTGCTCTTTTTCGCGGAACAGACCTGGTACCGTCGGACGTGATGGCAGGATGCGTCCTGCTGAGGGTCAGGCAAAAGCGCGAGACGCTCGAGTTGAGGAGACTGAACATCCTCGAGCGACCGAAATACACCACTG ATGGCGTCAGCATATTCGCGGGGGCGCCAGACTGGATGTCGCTCGAGTGGGCCCATCACTACCTCCAGCTGGCTATCTCCTCCTACGGCTGGCTCTTCGTCATCTACAGGCACGCCTGCACCGGCTGCTTTCGCCTCGTGCGCGAGATGACGTGCTGCGCCTGTATGCG GAGGAAACGGAACGTTGTTCTCGACGACAATTGCTGTCTGTGCAGTCTGTCGGGCGTGAAAACTCTTTCCAAGCTTTCGGAGGACGACATACTTTTTGCGTCCTTCAGGAATCATTTGTGCGAG ATACCGTTCGTTGTATTGGCCGATCACAAAACCTCGAGCATCGTCATAGTCATAAGGGGCTCTTTGTCCCTCAGGGATCTCATTACGGACATTGCGGCAGCTTCCGACTCCTTTGAGCCAGAGGGTCTTCCTCCTGGAAGCATG GCGCACAGAGGAATGATCATTGGAGCTAAAGTACTTCTCAAGCAGCTTGATCAGTATAAGGTGCTTGAAAACGCATTCAAAATGTATCCTCATTATGACCTCACACTAACAG GACACAGTTTAGGTGCTGGACTCGCTGTATTATTAGGTACATTGATCCGTCCTCGTTATCCTCATCTCAGGGTTTACGCGTTCGCGACACCTG CTGGATTGCTGAGCAGAGACGCTGCTCGAGTGACTGAAGAATTTGTGTTATCTATTGGACTGGGCGATGATTTAGTTATGAGACTTAGCGTTGACAGTATGGAAAACTTTAGGACTTCGTTATTGATTACGCTTCAAGCCTGCAGACTTCCAAAG TACAGGGTAGTTCTTAATGGTTTTGGTTACATACTGTTTGGAGTTCCTGATAGAGATCTAAATAGGACATGGAGAAATGGTAATACAATAAACTCCATACCAGGACAATTACCTCTCTTGTCCGAAACGCCATCGATGCGACCGACA gAAACAATTTTAGAAAGAGACGTTACAAGAAGAAGGTACTCAAAAGTCAGACTTTATACAGCGGGTCGGATACTGCACATTGCTCGATGTAAACCGGCATCGAAGGAGAAGAAAAG gaaaaaaaataaagacaaAAAATTCGAGATGCGATGGGCGCATCCAGAAGATTTTATGGAACTGTCTGTGATGCCTCGCATGCTGCTGGACCACTTGCCAGAGAACTTAGAAGAAGCTCTCGCGATTCTTGTCAAACAGCAAGATGAGCCGCTTTTCGTACTTTGA
- the LOC100118089 gene encoding RNA polymerase I-specific transcription initiation factor RRN3 produces MSIVSSRVSSVSSILKGSGVRSALVNSQKRICFKLPRNLKTVLLNYENGCDRQAYQDMVCILRDSNVKDYELLELLNDLQECMSMLGPLHKLFIEVLLNINWTDRSSEIIASYKKFVEDLTCMHIYHLKLVIDKLIFQFRLVGEGATPWTNGKCPENYKNKISHIHDTLRKFLKIIPMSSDVLVQSLTSLYPHVSEGIVPTQQYLFSLIQILDYAPQLRKDILCLIINRLVALDVSVPPSEIQNCEDDEDMEEDENEAIFKLDDTNIENNSKKSHSTEMKHPGAQMLDVCMEQVLAYVYNCCHVEGQLQIDSLRIIYNDLLYTFERIILTTHASHHVQFIMFYLCSFKLTVAETFIRWLWQKVSNPNVAPIIRQSAVSYIASLLARATYITVGLLQSVLLEMSTWIHSYISSQDSLECANSDVRVHTVFYSVCQAMFYLLAFRHKDIIDGKKHLLFLQGLNLTKIVTCRLNPLKVCQPAVVQNFAAVTRNYQLAYCYTVIERNSRSNLPVLQTTNRFINWLDTFFPFDPYLLVLSGQRITPLYNNSQCTMPNTTDSYVSRSSKSECDEDDFMDESFTSQSLDSQNHFDKFSYSTSPGFIYT; encoded by the exons ATGTCTATCGTATCATCTCGAGTCAGCAGTGTTTCATCAATCCTGAAAGGGTCTGGTGTGAGATCTGCGTTAGTCAACTCACAAAAGAGAATATGCTTCAAATTACCTAGAAATTTAAAGACAGTACttttaaattatgaaaatggatGCGATCGTCAAGCTTATCAAGATATGGTTTGCATCCTTCGAGATTCAAATGTTAAG GATTATGAATTATTAGAGCTTCTTAATGATCTTCAAGAATGCATGTCAATGCTTGGACCGCTTCACAAGCTTTTTATTGAAGTCTTACTCAATATAAATTGGACTGATAGATCTTCTGAAATAATAGCttcttataaaaaatttgtgGAAGATTTGACATGTATGCACATTTACCATTTGAAGCTGGTGATTGACAAACTTATTTTCCAATTTAGATTAG TTGGTGAAGGTGCTACTCCATGGACAAATGGAAAATGTccagaaaattataaaaacaaaatcagtCATATACATGATACACTgagaaaatttctaaaaattataCCAAT GTCGAGTGATGTTCTTGTTCAAAGCCTCACATCACTTTATCCACATGTATCGGAAGGAATCGTACCAACACAGCAATATCTATTTTCTCTAATTCAAATTCTAGATTATGCCCCGCAGTTGAGAAAAGACATACTGTGTTTGATTATAAACAG ATTGGTGGCCTTAGATGTTAGTGTTCCTCCTtctgaaattcaaaattgtgAGGATGATGAGGATATGGAAGAAGATGAGAATGAGGCAATATTCAAATTGGATGACacaaatattgaaaataatagtAAGAAATCTCATAGTACAGAAATGAAACATCCAGGTGCACAAATGTTAGACGTGTGCATGGAGCAGGTACTTGCATATGTGTACAACTGCTGCCACGTCGAAGGACAATTACAAATTGATTCATTAAGAATCATTTACAATGACTTACTATACACATTCGaaagaataattttaacaacacaTGCAAGCCATCATGTTCAGTTTATCATGTTCTACCTTTGTAGCTTCAAATTGACGGTAGCCGAAACATTTATTAGGTGGTTGTGGCAGAAAGTGTCGAATCCAAATGTAGCTCCTATAATCAGACAGTCAGCTGTATCCTATATTGCTAGTTTATTAGCAAGAGCAACATATATCACAGTTGG CTTGCTTCAAAGTGTCCTGTTGGAAATGTCAACATGGATCCACAGTTACATCAGTTCACAAGATAGTTTGGAATGTGCCAATAGTGACGTCAGAGTGCACACAGTTTTTTATTCAGTGTGTCAAgctatgttttatttattggcTTTTAGGCATAAGGATATAATAGATGGAAAGAAAC ATTTGCTGTTTTTACAAGGACTTAACCTTACCAAAATCGTCACATGTAGGCTAAACCCGTTAAAAGTCTGTCAGCCTGCAGTTGTACAAAATTTTGCCGCAGTCACAAGAAATTACCAACTAGCTTATTGCTACACAGTCATCGAGCGGAATTCACGCAGCAATCTACCGGTACTACAGACTACCAATCGCTTCATAAATTGGTTAGACACGTTCTTCCCTTTTGACCCGTATTTGTTAGTATTAAGTGGACAACGAATAACACCACTGTATAATAACAGTCAGTGCACAATGCCCAACACGACAGACTCCTACGTTTCTAGGAGTAGTAAATCGGAATGCGACGAAGACGACTTCATGGACGAAAGTTTTACGTCTCAGAGTCTAGACTCGCAAAATCACTTTGACAAATTTTCGTATAGCACGTCACCGGGTTTCATATACACGTGA
- the LOC100118049 gene encoding sn1-specific diacylglycerol lipase beta isoform X1, producing the protein MINEKMPALKLFGRKWLAATDDLVYPGLFEIFIRVVWFVLIGIACLRYYGETWKCRSGGDLVRVFLIGEMAILGIVTILIIFIVNHSARGSIADTYARRYVQPLLTVKVLLIPAEVVWNILGTIWLFSEAVECSSEHYTTGVVEALVIFDWVLIGLTIFGLALIFDPLGSLGLEDKELEDSVEHGKISRIWLRRFKFFWWMRRDESASETFQHVAGLLSALFRGTDLVPSDVMAGCVLLRVRQKRETLELRRLNILERPKYTTDGVSIFAGAPDWMSLEWAHHYLQLAISSYGWLFVIYRHACTGCFRLVREMTCCACMRRKRNVVLDDNCCLCSLSGVKTLSKLSEDDILFASFRNHLCEIPFVVLADHKTSSIVIVIRGSLSLRDLITDIAAASDSFEPEGLPPGSMAHRGMIIGAKVLLKQLDQYKVLENAFKMYPHYDLTLTGHSLGAGLAVLLGTLIRPRYPHLRVYAFATPAGLLSRDAARVTEEFVLSIGLGDDLVMRLSVDSMENFRTSLLITLQACRLPKYRVVLNGFGYILFGVPDRDLNRTWRNGNTINSIPGQLPLLSETPSMRPTETILERDVTRRRYSKVRLYTAGRILHIARCKPASKEKKRKKNKDKKFEMRWAHPEDFMELSVMPRMLLDHLPENLEEALAILVKQQDEPLFVL; encoded by the exons ATGATCAATGA AAAAATGCCGGCCTTGAAACTTTTCGGAAGGAAATGGCTCGCGGCCACAGATGATCTCGTTTACCCTGGTCTCTTTGAAATATTCATAAGGGTTGTATG GTTCGTGCTGATAGGAATAGCCTGCCTGAGGTACTACGGCGAGACGTGGAAATGCCGATCGGGCGGAGATCTCGTGAGAGTTTTTCTCATAGGCGAAATGGCCATACTCGGGATCGTGACGATCCTCATAATATTCATAGTGAATCACAGCGCGCGAGGCTCGATAGCTGACACTTACGCGCGGCGTTACGTCCAGCCTCTGCTCACCGTCAA AGTCCTGCTGATCCCAGCGGAAGTAGTCTGGAACATCCTGGGCACGATATGGCTGTTCAGCGAGGCGGTCGAGTGCAGCAGCGAGCACTACACGACTGGGGTGGTGGAAGCTCTGGTGATATTCGACTGGGTGCTCATCGGCCTGACGATCTTCGGCCTGGCCTTGATCTTCGATCCGCTAGGCTCGCTCGGCCTCGAGGACAAGGAACTCGAGGACTCGGTCGAGCACGGCAAGATCTCCAGGATCTGGCTCAGGCGCTTCAAGTTCTTCTGGTGGATGAGGCGCGACGAGAGCGCCAGCGAGACTTTTCAACATGTTGCTG GACTGCTGAGTGCTCTTTTTCGCGGAACAGACCTGGTACCGTCGGACGTGATGGCAGGATGCGTCCTGCTGAGGGTCAGGCAAAAGCGCGAGACGCTCGAGTTGAGGAGACTGAACATCCTCGAGCGACCGAAATACACCACTG ATGGCGTCAGCATATTCGCGGGGGCGCCAGACTGGATGTCGCTCGAGTGGGCCCATCACTACCTCCAGCTGGCTATCTCCTCCTACGGCTGGCTCTTCGTCATCTACAGGCACGCCTGCACCGGCTGCTTTCGCCTCGTGCGCGAGATGACGTGCTGCGCCTGTATGCG GAGGAAACGGAACGTTGTTCTCGACGACAATTGCTGTCTGTGCAGTCTGTCGGGCGTGAAAACTCTTTCCAAGCTTTCGGAGGACGACATACTTTTTGCGTCCTTCAGGAATCATTTGTGCGAG ATACCGTTCGTTGTATTGGCCGATCACAAAACCTCGAGCATCGTCATAGTCATAAGGGGCTCTTTGTCCCTCAGGGATCTCATTACGGACATTGCGGCAGCTTCCGACTCCTTTGAGCCAGAGGGTCTTCCTCCTGGAAGCATG GCGCACAGAGGAATGATCATTGGAGCTAAAGTACTTCTCAAGCAGCTTGATCAGTATAAGGTGCTTGAAAACGCATTCAAAATGTATCCTCATTATGACCTCACACTAACAG GACACAGTTTAGGTGCTGGACTCGCTGTATTATTAGGTACATTGATCCGTCCTCGTTATCCTCATCTCAGGGTTTACGCGTTCGCGACACCTG CTGGATTGCTGAGCAGAGACGCTGCTCGAGTGACTGAAGAATTTGTGTTATCTATTGGACTGGGCGATGATTTAGTTATGAGACTTAGCGTTGACAGTATGGAAAACTTTAGGACTTCGTTATTGATTACGCTTCAAGCCTGCAGACTTCCAAAG TACAGGGTAGTTCTTAATGGTTTTGGTTACATACTGTTTGGAGTTCCTGATAGAGATCTAAATAGGACATGGAGAAATGGTAATACAATAAACTCCATACCAGGACAATTACCTCTCTTGTCCGAAACGCCATCGATGCGACCGACA gAAACAATTTTAGAAAGAGACGTTACAAGAAGAAGGTACTCAAAAGTCAGACTTTATACAGCGGGTCGGATACTGCACATTGCTCGATGTAAACCGGCATCGAAGGAGAAGAAAAG gaaaaaaaataaagacaaAAAATTCGAGATGCGATGGGCGCATCCAGAAGATTTTATGGAACTGTCTGTGATGCCTCGCATGCTGCTGGACCACTTGCCAGAGAACTTAGAAGAAGCTCTCGCGATTCTTGTCAAACAGCAAGATGAGCCGCTTTTCGTACTTTGA